ACCTCCCGGAGTCGGTAAAACGCATCTTGCCATTGCTTTAGGTATCAAAGCTGCAACTAAAAGGAAAAGGGCGACATTTTATACTGCAGAAAATCTTACAACATTACTGGCTTCGAGTGAAGTAAGTGGAAATCTTAACAGAATACTTGACAGTCTATCCAGACTGGATTTATTAATTATCGATGAACTTGGATACTTAGAATTATCAAAGAAGACAGCAACATTGTTTTTCAGATTAATAGCTAAACGATATGAAAAAGGTTCGACTATAATTACTTCTAATAAACCGTTTGAAGAATGGGGACTGATTTTTCAAGATGAGGTAGTTGCTGCCGCTATACTTGATAGGATACTTCATCATTGCTACACATTTTTTATTCAAGGAAAATCTTTTAGAACAAAAAACATTAATGAAAATTAATTATATTTATAACATCCGTTAGCTAACGGATACGTTCTTTTAACGGGTCAAATTTGGTGGGAAATATGGGTCAAAATTGAATGGGAATTTACAATTCGTGAGGAAGTCATATTTATCAATGTGACATTATACAATCTGTTTTCTAAAAAAGATTTCTCTACTTTTTTTAATATAGATTTTTTGATTGTATATTATTGATGTAATTCATCTGCTAACAGTATTGCTAACACTTTTTTATTTTTGGTGTGTAATAATCGGACAAGACATACGAAATTCAGCATTATTTCGATACTTGTCGAGCCTGAAAAGCCGTGTGTCGCCAGTTCAATTCTGGCCCTGTCCACAAAAAAGAGCAAAGTTCTGCTTTCTATTTTTTCGTACAAAATTTGACAAACAGTTTACATTTCCTTATCTTACACCTGCCATTTTGATAAAATAATGTTTTAACCGCCTCCCAATTTTAAAATAACCAATATCTTTTAACAATTAATTTGGAGGAGTTTATGGATTCATTATTTTCAAGAACTGTCAAATCGGGAAAGACCACCTACTTCATCGATGTTAAGGAGGCAAAAAACAAATCGAAGTATATTACAATCGCTGAAAGCCAACCCTCGGCAACCGATGATAAAAAATTCACACGTAAAAGCATCATCGTGTTCGACAACAGCGCCGAAAAATTGCGTAGTGCACTGGATGAAGCAATCCAGATGATAAACAGACAATAACTACCTGTTAAGATATCATCAGTTTGCATAGGGCAAAGTAGATTAATTTGCCGAGGGAAATCTACGTCCTTTTGTAAAATACCCAAAATCACGTTATATTTCTGTCAGTTTATGATTCTTTACAGACACATATTACGTGCACACATCGGGCCTTTCTTTTTTTCTTTTTTTACGTTGATGTTTATTTTTTTACTTCAATTCATTATGAAGTATGTGGACGATTTAGTAGGCAAGGGATTGAACACTTTTGTTATTACTGAATTAATCGTTTTAAATTTAGCTTGGATGGTAGTGTTAGCAATTCCTATGTCTGTGTTAGTAGCTGTGTTGATGGCTTTCGGCGGCTTGTCGTCGCAGAACGAAATAACAGCTATGAAGGCAAGCGGTGTTAGTCTGTATCGGATGATGCTGCCTGTGCTTTTAGCTTCAATGTTCATCACATACTTAGCAATCGAGTTCAATAATAAAATTCTTCCCGAAGCAAATCATAAAGCAAAAACTTTGATGATCGATATACGAAAGAAAAAACCAACCTTGACACTTAATGCTGGTATGTTTTCGCAGGAAGTTTCAGGTTACAGTATTCTAGTACGCAAAACTTTTGAAAACTCGAACGACCTTGAAGGAATTACTATTTACGATTACACAAATCCGGCGGCGACAGTTGTTATAACCGCAGCAAAGGGAGCTATCTCGTTTACACAGGATTTCCGGAAGTTAATAATGGATTTGCAAAACGGTGAAATTCACCAAAAAGATGCCGACGAAGAAAACCAATATCGCCGGCTCCGATTTGTGAAGCACCGAATCTTGATGAACACAGAAGGTTTTTCACTCGAGCGTTCGGCAGACGGAACGTTTCAAAGGGGTGATAGAGAGTTGAGCGCTCAGGCTATGAGCCAAATTGTGGACAGTTTAAAAGTATTAAATGAGATACTCACACATGAAACGAGCCTTTCTACGATAAAAAGTTTTAACAAAGTTTTCGAAGGACAAAAAATAAAAATAGATAGCATTCAGAAAATTAATGTAGCCTTCAACGAAGCAAGATTTCAATTGGGAAATATCGAAAACCAATTGTCGATTATTAATTACAACCGAGATCGGATGGATGAATATTTGGTTGAGATTTATAAAAAATATTCGATCCCATTTGCCTGTATAGTATTTGTTTTGATTGGTGCACCGTTAGGAATTATTTCACGGCGAGGCGGTTTCGGGATTGCTGCAACATTAAGCTTGGGCTTTTTCGTCTTGTATTGGTCGAGTTTGATTGGCGGCGAAAAATTAGCCGACCGAAATCTGATTTCACCCTGGTTCGGTATGTGGGCTGCAAATATTATTTTAGGTGTATTTGGAATTTATTTAACGCTGCGGATGGGTCGCGAAACACCCGCTATCAACTGGAACTTTTTCCAAAAATTCATTCCTAAATCTTTTCGAACATCCCAAACTGAAGAATAATAAAATAAATGAAAGTATTCGATTTCTACATAGTCAAACAATTTGTTGTTACAGCTCTATTTGCAATCGCTGCGATCATCATTTTATTTGTTGTAATTGATGTGATGGAAAATTTGGACGATTTCATTGATGGCAGAGCCGATACTATGCTGGTAGTAAAGTATTACTTGTACTTTATGCCCGAAATAATCAAACTGATGATTCCGGTCGCAATGCTCTTAGCAGCTTTGTTCACAACGGGGAGGCTTTCGGCATTAAACGAATTAACAGCTATGAAGGCAGCGGGTGTTAGTTTATACCGGTTTATGATTCCGCTTCTTATCGTTGCTCTGTTCGTCAGTGGTATCTTAATTTATTTTAATGGCTGGGTTGTACCATACACGAACAAACAAAAATTTTCTCTCGCTCGCACATACTTGCATAAGTATCTTAGTTATACATCGAAGTCGAATATTTTTATTCAAGATTCTCAAACACGTATAATTTCCATCGGGTATTTTGATGATGCAAAGGGTTTAGCTTCGAGTGTTACAATCGAAGATTTTTCTGATACTAATTTAACTGTCGTTCGTGCGACTTATAACGCCAAACAGATGCAGTGGGACAAGCACACAAGAAGCTGGAGTTTGATGAACGGAAGTTTGAGAATTTTTAACGGCGATGCAGAAAAGTACGAAACATACACAATTCTGAATATCGGCAGACTAAACTTCACTCCTGAAGAAGTTCAAAGAAAACAACAACGCCCCGAAGAAATGTCGTATCCCGAAATGAAGGAATTTATCGCAAATCAAAAACGTGCAGGTTACGACGTTGCGCGATGGGAAGTTGATTTTTACAGTAAAATTTCGTTTCCGTTTGCAAGTTTTATTGTTGTGCTGTTTGGAGTTCCGTTCTCATCTATTAAACGCCGAAGCGGTGTAGGGGTCGAGTTTGGTATTGCGGTGGCGATTAGTTTTTTGTATATGATTTTCTTGAAAGTTAGCCAGGCGTTCGGTTACAACGGCGATTTGAATCCGCTTTTTACGGCTTGGTTAGCTAATATCATTTTCCTCATTGCGGGTATCTATAATCTTATTCGTGTGCCCAAGTAAGTGTATCTTTAAGGTTGACATTTAAAAAGATTCTTCTTATCTTATATCCAAGCTATAAAACGAAAACGGCAGTTCTAACATCAAATCAGTTATTAGTATGAAGAGATTATTTTTAATATTTGCTGTTTTAATAAGTACATCATTCGCTCAGCGAGCTAATTTTGAGACTTTAAAATCTACACCTAAGTCGGATGTGTTTTTACAGGGTTTTTATTGGAATTCGACTCCGGGGGGTATATGGTACGATTCGCTCGCTAAACTCGCACCTTCTTTGGCTTCGGCCGGTTTTGGCGCTGTATGGTTTCCATCACCTGCTAAAGGTATGGCAGGCGGGTATTCGATGGGATACGATCCATACGATCACTACGACTTTGGGGAGTTCAATCAAAGCGGGTCAAGAGAAACTCGTTTCGGCAGCAGGCAGGAACTAATTAATGTTATCAACACTTATCATTCGGTTGGCATACAAGTTTTTGCTGATGCTGTTTTAAATCATATGAACGGGGGTGAGCAAAAAATTCCATATGAATGCAAACCTTACTATTCGTTTCCCGATTCTTCATATCTGCTTTTTAACTATCCAAATGGTTCAGGACGTTTCCGAAAAAATGCTTCTCACTTTTATCCGAATCTACAATATTGCAGTGTTGAACCCCCTTATCGTGGTCCTTCGGATCCCGCATATCAGTTTGGCGAATGGTTGGCTCACGAAAAATCCAATGTCCGCGATAGTTTAATTGTATGGGGGCAGTATCTGCGGCAGGTTTTGGGATTCGATGGATTTAGAATAGATGCAGTAAAACATATCGACCCAATTTTTATGGGACCTTGGCTTCAGCAGGCAAATCCGGGCGGTTATGCTGTTGCTGAATATTTCGGAGGGACATCCGAAATCGAAACATGGCTGCATTACTGCCAAAATGTTTTCGGCGGCGATGTTTCGATGTTCGACTTTCCACTTCGCTTCACTCTTAAAGATATATGCGATAATGTTTACGGAACGTTTGATATGAACTGGTTAGATGGCGCCGGACTTATAAACTCAGGAATTTCAGGTTTCGATGTAGCCACTTTTGTAGATAATCATGACTTCGACAGAATTGGATGGGACGGCAGTATCGATGTTGGACATAGTCCTATTGTGAATAATAAAGATATGGCTTATGCGTATATAAATTTTTCGGAGGGGAGACCTTCGGTTTGGTTTAAAGATTATTATACGTATGGATTAAAGGGAAAAATTGATACACTAATTTGGATTCGGCAAAATTTTTTATGGGGAGGAACTACAAAACGGGATGGATTAAATCCGTGGTATGTTGGTCCTACGATTTCTCAAGTTGAACAATCGCGAGATATTTTTGTGGCTCGCCGCAACGGTGGCGACGGAAAACCTCAAGCATTTTTAGTGATGAACGATAACCCGACCCAATGGCGTGGCGTGTGGGTAAACTCGAATCATCCAAATCAAATTTTCAGAGATTT
The window above is part of the Bacteroidota bacterium genome. Proteins encoded here:
- a CDS encoding DUF3276 family protein, with protein sequence MDSLFSRTVKSGKTTYFIDVKEAKNKSKYITIAESQPSATDDKKFTRKSIIVFDNSAEKLRSALDEAIQMINRQ
- the istB gene encoding IS21-like element helper ATPase IstB; the encoded protein is MKTNNDQLDYYLKTLSLHRIRESYLEQAENAAKAKLSYQDYLLRIVEEEVLSKIDRSVNRRIQIAGFPQIKRLEEFDFSYQVQLDEKLIRELAGMNFLNESKNVVFLGPPGVGKTHLAIALGIKAATKRKRATFYTAENLTTLLASSEVSGNLNRILDSLSRLDLLIIDELGYLELSKKTATLFFRLIAKRYEKGSTIITSNKPFEEWGLIFQDEVVAAAILDRILHHCYTFFIQGKSFRTKNINEN
- the lptG gene encoding LPS export ABC transporter permease LptG produces the protein MKVFDFYIVKQFVVTALFAIAAIIILFVVIDVMENLDDFIDGRADTMLVVKYYLYFMPEIIKLMIPVAMLLAALFTTGRLSALNELTAMKAAGVSLYRFMIPLLIVALFVSGILIYFNGWVVPYTNKQKFSLARTYLHKYLSYTSKSNIFIQDSQTRIISIGYFDDAKGLASSVTIEDFSDTNLTVVRATYNAKQMQWDKHTRSWSLMNGSLRIFNGDAEKYETYTILNIGRLNFTPEEVQRKQQRPEEMSYPEMKEFIANQKRAGYDVARWEVDFYSKISFPFASFIVVLFGVPFSSIKRRSGVGVEFGIAVAISFLYMIFLKVSQAFGYNGDLNPLFTAWLANIIFLIAGIYNLIRVPK
- a CDS encoding LptF/LptG family permease, with amino-acid sequence MILYRHILRAHIGPFFFSFFTLMFIFLLQFIMKYVDDLVGKGLNTFVITELIVLNLAWMVVLAIPMSVLVAVLMAFGGLSSQNEITAMKASGVSLYRMMLPVLLASMFITYLAIEFNNKILPEANHKAKTLMIDIRKKKPTLTLNAGMFSQEVSGYSILVRKTFENSNDLEGITIYDYTNPAATVVITAAKGAISFTQDFRKLIMDLQNGEIHQKDADEENQYRRLRFVKHRILMNTEGFSLERSADGTFQRGDRELSAQAMSQIVDSLKVLNEILTHETSLSTIKSFNKVFEGQKIKIDSIQKINVAFNEARFQLGNIENQLSIINYNRDRMDEYLVEIYKKYSIPFACIVFVLIGAPLGIISRRGGFGIAATLSLGFFVLYWSSLIGGEKLADRNLISPWFGMWAANIILGVFGIYLTLRMGRETPAINWNFFQKFIPKSFRTSQTEE